A window of Pyrus communis chromosome 3, drPyrComm1.1, whole genome shotgun sequence genomic DNA:
AAATTAAAGACCCAATAAGTTCTCTAAGGTTTTACGTGGGTTTGGGCCGCAACGCAAGCCCAATGTCCATTTTGGGTTCAAATAGAACAACTTAGAAGATATAAGGAAAACAATGACAAGAAAAATCTAAATTAAAAAGGTGAAAACGGAGTAAAATCCGGATCTCAAAGAGCTTTTGtactgtttttttaatttaaaagatgaaattagaagtcacttagtactatgatttAGTGGTATCAGTTATATGTAACTCAGAAGATATAGTGAAAGCAATGAAAGGGAAAATCTAAATGAAAAAGGTGAAAATGAAGTAAAATGCGGAACTCAAAGAGCtttgcatttttttaaattcaaaagaggaaattaaaagtcatttagtactacgacCTAGTGGTATCAGttataagtaagaggtcttagattcaattctcgtcaaaaacgaatttgagtAACATTATTATAGTTAACGTagtgtgaggcttagcccacctCCCCCTAATGtgaataatatcgtttgtttgttatttaaaaaaaaaaataaataaataaaaaattaaaaaaaaaaaaaaaagaagaagaaaagaggaaattaaaaaatttattttgtgggaaaaataaaattaaaaaaaaaaaaagaaaaaagggaaaaaagaaattgatcTAAAaacatctccaaatgagattttaaattttaaacataaaatataattttgaaaGCATATatgacatttcaattttttttaaattttattctcAATCTCATATGTCAAATCAAACTATTATTTATTatgttaattaaatatttttaaaataataaaaaaaaaataaaaagtatttgttaatcaattaaaaataaatttgggttAGGGtcaattaaaaaatattcaCGCACTCTGTGTGTATGGCATATGGTAGTACCAATTATAATTACTGTTAAAAGAGAGCCCGTTGAGTTCCTAATTGCCGTTAGTGAGAGGGTAGCTTGGGTCAGTTGGTGCTTCTCAAAACTGCTTCCGCAAAGAAGCAATGGGGAGATTTGAATGAAACTTTCAAAAGGCCGAAATTACCCCccataatttacaaattataaCACTTACCCTAACTCGGCTTTCATTGGCGTCTTGGAGCAAACGGTCCTAGAATTTCCTGAGAATTTATCATATATGACCGAAACTTAGTCTCTAATTTCACAAatgtcattttttctttttatataagaaaactattttttttcctaaaaaaacTATTAATTATAGCAAAAAACACACTTGAATAAACTTAAATGCCGTAAAAATTAACTCCCAGTTACAATATGCCTGAAGTTCTTAGATATTAGAGTCAATTTTTAACCTAACTCACAAGGAAAGTCTCTACACCATGGGAATGTCAAAAACACTAACCAACATCAGTCAGCGCCAAATTTTACTTCGTTCATGgaggatgaaaaaaaattaggatagCAATCCCCCAACATGGTATGGGTACGTACTTTGACCAAATTAGGGTTgtaattcccccccccccccccccccccccaaaacttTGGTAAATCAACATAAGTCGGTCATAGGAGTTTAATGGAACTCTTTGGCTTGCTTTCACTAATGATTTCCTTCATTGCAGAAATTGTTAATGGATTTTCTTAATTTCCTTTTCCACTCACTTGAATCAACTTCATGAAATCTAATTTTTGACGATCACTAGAATTCAATTGTTATGTATGTGATATCGGCAGGGTTGGATCAAACAGAGCTTTACTTTTCGCTAAGATCAAATAGAACTGATTTTTTCTGATTTGATGTGCCCTTTTATTAATGATAGAACTGATTCTATTGTTGAAACCCCTTTGCAGGCCCGGCCCAGGCCCAATGCAGGCAAAACGACTGTCTGAGGCCCAAAAAAATTgagggcaccaaaattattaaggcgatgtatttatatatattttcataagagtataaatttataaaatttggttcaatGACACAAAAATTTGGCACCAAAATTACAAAGGGGCCCTTTGGCTAAGTGTTGTAATGAGCAACCATAGATACGACACTATCTTCAAGTGATGATGATCCTTACCACCTTATTTAGTCATTCTGGAgaaaaagtatttgaaaataagaaaacaaataaaggaTGAGGTGAAATGGCCAACTTAATAAttttcttaacttttttttttaagcgcATCCAGGAAACCTATTGAAAATTTGGGTAAATTTACAAACAAGAAACACTAATGCAACTTGGCACAAATAGCAGTATTTCAAAACTAAAAGCAGAATTTCTCACTACAATTGAATGCCTTCAGAGTTTTAGCAATTAATTAGGTCATTGAGTTTCTACGAATTATAAATTAACCGGATcactataaaattataaaatgagCCACCGTGCCCCTCAAATAGTATTATTTGAGATAGCCAATCTATTATACTTTGATTCGTGAAGAcaacaaaatgataaaatgACGGAATGTgtgaattaaaaatgaattgaaCACATGACTCATTATCTCTTAGTTCAAGGAGAGACATGAAAACCTTAGTGACCTGTGTACCACCTTACAACCgtagagaagaaaaagaatcgTACGGGACAAAGACAATACACAATTCTAGATATTTCAGTGATCAAAACATAAGTCTCATTCTACTTACAGCAAGAAGTAATCTTTTATAGTCCTTTTGAATCATGTGCCCTGCTTCAGTTCCCTTACCAAACAGGATAAAAGTCTTATCCAaggcaatccctcctaatcctgtGTAACAAACGGGTCCAAAATACTCCATCCAAGTTCTACCCACCACACAAACAAGCAGGCCCAGTTCTCGTGCAACATAGCAAACTCTTAACTCGGGACCTAAAATTGGGTTTTCGTCGATCAATCAAATGGAGCAATTTTCCCTCTCAAATCGCTCCGTCTCGCAGTCCCTCTCTCTCGTTCATTCGACTGGTTGAAGCTTTCAAGTATCAAGATTGGCAGAAGCATCCGCAGAAATGCAGAGGGGAAGACAATCCTGGTACTACTTGACCACTGTTTCTTTGTAATTTTCCCGAGAAAGTTTACGCCTTTCATTTTCCCGAGAAAGTTTCTGCATTTGGGTTTACAGCAATGCATTCATCTCGTCCATTTCTCTTCTGGGTCCTTTTCTTTTTCGTCTCCAACCTCAGTTTCCCTTCGCTTTCTGTCCCGTTCTTGCCTGCGACGAACAATAACCTCACCCTCTTCGGCGACGCTTCCATCACCAACACCGCGATTAGTCTCACTCAAGAACTCACCACCTGCCCCTCCTCCTCCCCTTCTGCTTCTTCTGGGGTTGGAAGAGCATTTTACGCCTACCCAATTCGGTTTCTTGACTCGAAAACCAACGCCACTGCCTCTTTCTTGTGCCGATTCTCTTTCTCAATCACCCCAAGTTCCCGATTGTGTTCTTCTGGAGATGGCATTGCGTTTGTGATCACCCCCGATGTTGATTCTCTGGGATCATCCAGAGGGGGGTATATGGGACTTCCGGAGCCATCCTCAGCTTCGAAAGAATCGTTCTTCGCTGTGGAGTTCGATACTAGGTTTGATCCTATGGTCGGTGACATCAATGGGAACCACATTGGTATTGATTTGAACACAGTTGTGTCTGTTGCCTGTGTTGATGTTGTTTCAAGAGGTATTGATTTGACAAGTGGGAGGGAGATTACTGCTTGGATTGAGTACAGAGATGCTGTCAAGATGATTCGGGTTTGGGTCGGATACTCGTCAACTAGGCCTCCAACGCCTCTTCTTGTTGCTCAGATTGACCTCTCCAACCAGTTCAAGGAGTTCATGCGTGTCGGTTTCTCAGCCTCGAATGGGCATGGCTCTTCAGTTCACGTTGTTTACAGGTGGAGATTCAAGACTTTCGGGTCTCTTCCACCTGGGAATCCTACAGATGCCTTTGAAGAAGGGGACTGCTTCATGTGCTCTTCACCAGAAGATTCAAGTACCAAAAGCAGCCCGGAAAATCGTTCCcatgaaagaaaaacaaagatagtGGAGATGGTTCTTGGGTTGGGAGGTTTAGCCGCGTTTGTTGTCTCCATAATCGCatttgtttttgtcatttgttttgtgtgtgtgaaaaAGAGAAGGGTCACTGCCAGAAGGAGCAGAGAGCGCAAAACttgtagagttgaggcgaataaAGTTCCGACGAGTTTGTCTCTGGCAGAAATAAGATCGGCGACAATGGGGTTTAACCGACACAGGGTTGTCGGGGAAGGGGCATCAGCTAAGGTTTATAAAGGGTCTCTGTCCTCTGGTGGAGAAGTGGCTGTGAAAAGGTTTGAGAGGGGTGATGGGATCGGTAGTCTGCGTAATCCTTTTACCACGGAGTTTGCAACTATGGTGGGTTGTTTGCGGCACAAGAATCTGATCCAGCTTCATGGGTGGTGCTGTGAGGGTAATGAGTTGGTCCTGGTGTACGAGTACATGCCCAACGGAAGCCTCAACAAAGTTCTTCACAAAAGCTTCAATTCAGCAGTTGTTCTGTCCTGGAAGCAAAGACTTAATATAGTTCTTGGAGTCGCTTCTGCTCTTGCATATCTTCACGAGGAGTGTGAGAGGCAAATAATTCACAGAGATGTTAAAACTTGCAACATAATGCTCGATGCAGATTTTAATGCCAAACTAGGGGATTTTGGTCTAGCAGAAGTGTATGAGCATAGTTCAATCATTGCAAGAGAAGCAACTATACCAGCCGGTACAATGGGATATCTTGCTCCAGAATATGTTTATTCAGGTGTTCCAACTGTTAAAACTGATGTTTACAGCTTTGGCGTGGTGGTGTTAGAGGTGGCAACGGGAAGAAAGCCGGTGGAGGATGATGGAACAGTGGTTGTTGATTGGGTTTGGAGCATGTGGGAAAAGGGGAAACTGATTGAAGCTGCTGATCTGAGGTTGATGGGGAAGCTTGATATGGTAGAGATGGAGAGGATGCTGATGACTGGACTTGCTTGTGTGCACCCAAACCATGTGAAGAGGCCAACGGTGAAGGAAGCTGCAAGGATTCTTAAAGGTGAAACGCCTCTTCCTCTGCTGCCACCAAGAAAACCAAGGGTAAGCCTTCGCCCTGTTTATCCTGATGAATGTGAAGAAATCCCGCTTTGTTGTGGTGTTCGGCCAAGTCTTGAACATGATGATGTACAATATTTGACTCCGAGGAGCCACTTTGGCAAGGATTAGTAGCTCATAATAGATCAAGTAACTTCAATTTAAGAGTAGGATTTCAGTGCAGTTCGTAACAGAGAAATTAGGAGTTTTTTGTTGACTGGGGATCTTGGGGAGTCCTATTCAATTGCTTCAGTTAATTTGTAGATTTTGTAGTCCGAAATTGTGTTTGATGTCGTATAGAAATTAAACGCTCAGAGTGTTTAGCAGAACTTTTCCTTGTCTGTTTAATCATGATTGGCATTGTCTCAAGCATTTTGTTATTATAGCTAATGGActtattaattcaaatgatgttcGAAAGATTGAGTTAAACTTCATGCTGTAGGCTGCAGCAGATTGATATGGGTTTTTGATTGTCGTATCAAATGTGAAGCCTAAACAGTATTTGAATCCTATATGACGATGGCGATACATTGAATGATCAAGAGCAGGATTCACGTCCCCTTACCTGGTAGAGCCGCTAAGATAGGATTGACATGTTCTAACTCACAAACAAAATGCATAATGATTTAAGTTTCCATTCGTTACAAAAGCATTTTTACATTAGCTGATGGACTTGATACTTTAAATGATGTTCGAAAGATTGAATGAAGTTCcttttgaatttgttatttGTTAACTTGATGTtgtagctaaaaaaaaaaaaatgaaatatcaTCACGTACAACAGCAGATGACTGCAGATCGAGGCAACAGTGTTTTTCCAGAAATTGAGCTTTATTCAAACTACTCATTCTCCAACAAGCACTTCCCATGTCCATCAACATCGAAGAAAGTGTTTCGGAGTTAAAGTCATAAGTGTGCAATTAATATGGGTTTCGTATGTAATGTGAAGCCTAAGTAGTATTTGAAACAATCGTCTCCTTACCTGGTACAGCAGCTAGATAGGATTGGCATGTCCTCAAATTCACTAACAAGATGTATACTGATTTACGGGTTTGTCTGGTTTTTGCGGAAGGGGCCTTTGGaaactgaacaaaaaaaattattgccgTTTCTGGACTGCACACCAGTTTCCATTAGTTCCAAAGACAGACTGAAACACGTCAATTCTTCCTTTCTacaaaaatttgaattaagCTCCCTGGTGTTAACGTTAATGGTGTTTTCAGGAAATGAACCTTGTGGTTCATCCTTGTACCAGGAAGAAACATGGAGGCCAACTCCACGGCGCTGGGATAGTATTCATACTACTTCAAGTCCGGCTTTGCCAATTCTTCCCAAGCTTATGATGCAACTGACTTTACAGTGAACGGAAATGAAAAACTATTGCAATGAGAAATTAggcatatttttctttgttagtGCTAGACTATTGTATcgtattttatattttgtaagGAAGAAGAATTTGGGATTGGATTTTTGGCTTTTGGATTTCGGATTTTCTGGGAACAGCAGAGAATTACGGAGAGAATTTAAGATGAAATGATATTTCTTCTTTCACACAACGATGGTTGGTAAGAGACTGGTCAGCATGATATATACTCTTAACCATCCAAATAAGTCATCTTATGAGATGCTTACCGATGATGTGAGCTATGACACTTAGGGTTCACATGGATTATGATACAATGGTCCATATTACAAGCTCAATATTAAATACTAAATCAATCTAGCTAATGCCCAAATAAATTGCAAAATTGTCTATGCATAAACATTCATGCCCCTCGCCTTTCAATAAATATAGCCATCTTATAGTTCAaagcaaaatatatttttaaatacaaTTAAGCTGATGGGATAAATCGATGtgatttacttgcatttatTATAAGATAGTGACTAATAACAATGCCTTTTGCGGATTTGTTCTATGACGTTGCATCTAGCACTTTCAGACTCATTTGAAGCTGTCTCGTCACGATATTCATGTGTTCGCTTCAGGATTTTCAATGTTTGGTTGAGCTCTTTCAAATCTTGTTTGTACACCAAACGAGCCCCACACTTCTTCACACTATTGAAGTCTGCTTTTTGTTTTCCCCCGTCAATATCATAAAAGCAAGTTTCGAATACGAACTGTTCCTGGTGACAATTTTcacgagaaaaataaaatatccaaaTGTGTTCTGACTCAAGAGACCCTATTTTACAATCCCATCGCAGAAGGCAATCCCCTAAAAACTGAATATTGAAATAATCATAATGACAAAGGGTAGCTAGATTAGCCAATTTTTGCTTAGGATCTTGAAAAACAACACAAAAGGCAATCCCCAGCCAGTTGGTACATGATGGTGGTGGAAGCTCCACATTTATTGAATGTCCCACACTCTGATTACTGAACCACTCTGGAATTTCACTTCCAGGCCATACAACATCTGGGTCCAGTTTATCGAAATATAGATTCAGTCCCTGCAACAAAAGAACTATtttagagagagggagggagggagggagagaaagagggagagagaggggggagggggggagaTAAAGAGAGAGCACCTTGGTCTGAGTGGCAATTCTTCGAATCCTAGAGAGTATTGTATTATTCCAGCCTTCATCTTGAACCAATGCAATGCAATTCTTGCAAGTGAAGTCAAAGTCATACAAATTGGTGTCTCTGCTACTCAACTTGGATGGATCTGACAACCTTTTTAAGGAAGTACAATTTTTCACATTTACACATAATTCGTTGCTAGATGGAAGAGGTGGCAATTCTTGAAGGCTTTCGCACCCCTCCAAATCAAGATACTTGAGCTTAGAAAGGTGTCTAATGCTTTCAGGTAGACTGACGAAATTATTTCCACTGAGAATCAACTCTACCAAAAAGGACAAGCAGCCAATATCATCGGGGATGTCTCCTTCAGAGAGTTTACAATTTCTTAGATATAACTCTCTCAAAGAGCATAAACGATTTAGAGAAGACAATACCAAACCCCAACAAAGAGGATCAGGACGACTCTTTTCGAGTCCTAATAAGCGGAGAAGGCCCCATCCGTACGTTACTTTAGCATCCGATCTGTCAAACACAAGACGTTTGAGATTTTTCATACCTACAAGCGGCTCGGTCATAGTGGCTCCCAATTCAAGCACCTCTAAGTGATCCATGTCTCCTGGGAGTTTGTCAAGTTTTGAGCATCCCATCACATCGAGATATGTAAGAGACTTCAAAGTAGAAATAGCCATTGGAAGGTTCAAGAGATTTTTGCAATTACGTAGATACAAACCCTTAAGGCCAACCAGATGTCCTATTGATGAAGGTATTTTCTCGATCGCAGTTCCTTTTAAGGAAATCAGGGACAAATTCTTCATCTGCTCCCCAAATTCTGGAATCTTTTTCACATTTGAGCAGCCATCAAGATTGAAAGTCTCAAGAGAATCCATTTCAACCTTACTTGGGAGGCTCTTTATGCTTTCACAGCCATGAAGGTACAAAACTTCAAGTCTTTTGAGGACTCCAATAGATGGGTGAATCTTAACTAAATTCTTACAATCACAAAGAATCAACTTCTCAAGATTTGGAATACCACTGAAATCCGGAGTACTCATTAATTTATTGGAGTAGTTAAGATCGATATATTTCAAGTTGGGCAAGTCCTGTACAACACCAATAAGGTTCAAATCATATATTTAGCTTCTACAACCTTAAAGTttattcaaaacaataaataaataaataaataaataatatatagttATTTTGTAAATGAAATAGCATTTATTCAATACTAACCTTTTTCCCCTGCCATAGTCGAACAAGTTTGCTCTTACGCATCTTAAGTTGAGTAAGCAAATGTGGTTGAAAGTTGGTTGGAAGAGACTTAGAAGGATAGAAACT
This region includes:
- the LOC137727317 gene encoding L-type lectin-domain containing receptor kinase S.6 — translated: MHSSRPFLFWVLFFFVSNLSFPSLSVPFLPATNNNLTLFGDASITNTAISLTQELTTCPSSSPSASSGVGRAFYAYPIRFLDSKTNATASFLCRFSFSITPSSRLCSSGDGIAFVITPDVDSLGSSRGGYMGLPEPSSASKESFFAVEFDTRFDPMVGDINGNHIGIDLNTVVSVACVDVVSRGIDLTSGREITAWIEYRDAVKMIRVWVGYSSTRPPTPLLVAQIDLSNQFKEFMRVGFSASNGHGSSVHVVYRWRFKTFGSLPPGNPTDAFEEGDCFMCSSPEDSSTKSSPENRSHERKTKIVEMVLGLGGLAAFVVSIIAFVFVICFVCVKKRRVTARRSRERKTCRVEANKVPTSLSLAEIRSATMGFNRHRVVGEGASAKVYKGSLSSGGEVAVKRFERGDGIGSLRNPFTTEFATMVGCLRHKNLIQLHGWCCEGNELVLVYEYMPNGSLNKVLHKSFNSAVVLSWKQRLNIVLGVASALAYLHEECERQIIHRDVKTCNIMLDADFNAKLGDFGLAEVYEHSSIIAREATIPAGTMGYLAPEYVYSGVPTVKTDVYSFGVVVLEVATGRKPVEDDGTVVVDWVWSMWEKGKLIEAADLRLMGKLDMVEMERMLMTGLACVHPNHVKRPTVKEAARILKGETPLPLLPPRKPRVSLRPVYPDECEEIPLCCGVRPSLEHDDVQYLTPRSHFGKD